In Streptomyces erythrochromogenes, the DNA window GGCAACGGTGACTGGGGCAACGGTCGCGGCGGCAACGGTGACTGGGGCAACGGTCGCGGCGGCAACGGTGACTGGGGCGGCGGCGGTGGCGGCGGCAACGGTGACTGGGGCGGCGGCGGTGGCGGCGGCAACGGTGACTGGGGCGGCGGCGGTGGCGGCGGCAACGGTGACTGGGGCGGCGGCGGTGGCGGCGGCAACGGTGACTGGGGCGGCGGCAACGGCGGCGGGGGCGGCAACGGCGGCGGCGGCTGGGGTGGTGGCCGCTGAGGCTGATCGGACCACGGAGGGCCGTGGGACCGGGACCGGGGCGATGCCCCTGCGGCGCTGGTTCAGCGCAGCAGGGGCATCGCGCCCGTGAGGTCACGCAGGCACAAGGCCGCAAGCTCGGCGGGGGAGCCGGGCCCAGAGACCGGGGCGTCCGTCTGCGACCACAGCTCCAGCGCCACCCGGATCGCGTCCGTGGCCGCGGCGGCCAGCAGCCGTACCTCCCGCAGTTCGGCGTCCGCGCCCGCCAGCCTGCCGATCACCGGGACCAGGCGCTCCTCGGAGTCCTGGTTCACGCGGTACCAGACCGCGCGCAGGGCCTCGTCGTCCGCCGCCGCGCGCAGCAGGCCGCGGGTCACCTCCAGGCCCTCCTCGACCGCCTGCGGGCCGCTCAGCGACCGGGTGACGGCGCGTTCCAGGGCCTCGGCGAGGGGGGTGCCCGGGTCCTCCTCCGCGAGCAGCGCTCGCCAGGCGTCGCCGCCGCCCGCCAGCAGCGGTGCCACGGCCTCCTGCTTGTTGCGGAAGTAGCGGTAGAAGGTGCGCAGCGCCACGCCCGCGCGGTGGGCGATGTCCTCGGCGGTGGTGCCGTCGGGGCCGTGCTCGGCGAACAGCTCGCAGGCGGCGCGGGCGATGTCGAGCTGGGTGGCGGCCTTGCGGCGCTCGGTCAGCGACTGCGCTCCGGAGTCGGCCTGGGGGGCGTACGGGCGGGGGGATCTCACGGGGTGCAGCCTACCGTTCGCCCATCTCGGAGAAGGCATTTTTTGTCAGCATGACAAAACGTGCCACTCCTTCGGTACGCTCACGCCATGAACCGTTACGAAGGACGTCGCGTCCTCATCACCGGCGGCGGCTCCGGCATCGGCCGCGCCACCGTCCACCGCCTCCTCGCCGAGGGCGGCCGGGTCCACGCGGTGGACGTCAGCGAGGCCGGCCTGAAGGCCACCGCCGAACGCGCCGCCGCAGCTGGCCACGGGGACCGGCTCACCACCGCGCTCCTCGACATATCCGACGAGAACGCCGTCAGGGAAGGCGTCGTCGCCGCGACCCGCGCCCTCGGCGGGATCGACGTGCTCGTCAACGCGGCCGGCATCCTGCGCTCCGCGCACACCCACCTGACCACGCTGGAGCTGTGGAACCAGGTCATCGCGGTCAACCTGACCGGCACCTTCCTGATGATCCGCGAGTCCCTGCCGGCCCTGCTGGACGCGGACCGGCCGGTCGTCGTGAACTTCAGCTCCACCTCGGCGTCCTTCGCCCATCCCTACATGTCCGCCTACGCGGCCAGCAAGGGCGGCATCCAGTCCATGACCCACGCCCTAGCCGCCGAGTACAGCAAGCAGGGCCTGCGCTTCGTCAGCGTCGCGCCCGGCTCCATCGAGAGCGGCATGACCACCGGCAACGGCCCCGGCCTGCCCGAGGACACCGACTGGTCCCTCTTCACCAAGCTCGCCCCGGCCATCGGCCAGGGCTTCGCCGGCCCCGAGACCGTCGCCGGCGTCGTCGCCATGCTCGGCTCCGAGGACGGCGCCTTCATCACCGGCACCGAGATCCGCATCGACGGCGGCACGCACTGCTGAACCGGGGCGTCAGCCTCTGAACCGGTCCCAGAGCCGGGGGAAGCGCTCCGCGAGCACGGCTTCGTTCTCGAAGTCCAGCGGGGTGCCCTCCGGCTCCGCCGCCTGCAACGGGATGCCCAGATCCGGGGCCACCGCCCCGGTCAGCTGCTCGTACGCCTCGTCGGCCGCGTACCCGAGCTCCTCGCCGTCCCCGTCGATCTCCTCGTCGAAGTCGCCCAGCAGCTCCGCCAGATGGTCCGGGTCGTGCACCCCGCCCTCGAAGACCTCCCGCCCCTGGCCGATCAGCCAGCACCGGAAGTAGTCGAAGGCGTCGTCGCTCGCCCCGTCGAGCAGCACCCAGGCCGCGCCCCACAGGTCCCAGGTGTACGCCCGGCTGTACCGGGACTCGAAGTGCCGGGCGAAGTCCAGGACGGAGTCCGGATCGAGCTGTGCCAGCCGCTCCACGAGCAGCTCGGCATGTTCCTCGGGGTCGCCTTCGGCGGCCTCGCGGGTACGGTCGACGATCTCCCAGAACTCCGTCTCGTCCATCACGGCTCCAGCATCACGGTTGCGCCCCCGCGCCGCCACCGCTCATACGGCGAAAGGCCGGTGCCCGCCCCCTGCGGGGCGGGCACCGGCCCTACTCGTCCGGATTCACACGGCTCAGAGGCCGTAGCGCTCCCGGGCCTCCTTGACCGCGGAGGCCGGAACCTCGCCACGGCGGGCGAGCTGGGCCAGCGCGGCCAC includes these proteins:
- a CDS encoding SDR family NAD(P)-dependent oxidoreductase, translated to MNRYEGRRVLITGGGSGIGRATVHRLLAEGGRVHAVDVSEAGLKATAERAAAAGHGDRLTTALLDISDENAVREGVVAATRALGGIDVLVNAAGILRSAHTHLTTLELWNQVIAVNLTGTFLMIRESLPALLDADRPVVVNFSSTSASFAHPYMSAYAASKGGIQSMTHALAAEYSKQGLRFVSVAPGSIESGMTTGNGPGLPEDTDWSLFTKLAPAIGQGFAGPETVAGVVAMLGSEDGAFITGTEIRIDGGTHC
- a CDS encoding TetR family transcriptional regulator — protein: MRSPRPYAPQADSGAQSLTERRKAATQLDIARAACELFAEHGPDGTTAEDIAHRAGVALRTFYRYFRNKQEAVAPLLAGGGDAWRALLAEEDPGTPLAEALERAVTRSLSGPQAVEEGLEVTRGLLRAAADDEALRAVWYRVNQDSEERLVPVIGRLAGADAELREVRLLAAAATDAIRVALELWSQTDAPVSGPGSPAELAALCLRDLTGAMPLLR
- a CDS encoding DUF4240 domain-containing protein, producing MDETEFWEIVDRTREAAEGDPEEHAELLVERLAQLDPDSVLDFARHFESRYSRAYTWDLWGAAWVLLDGASDDAFDYFRCWLIGQGREVFEGGVHDPDHLAELLGDFDEEIDGDGEELGYAADEAYEQLTGAVAPDLGIPLQAAEPEGTPLDFENEAVLAERFPRLWDRFRG